The Scyliorhinus canicula chromosome 17, sScyCan1.1, whole genome shotgun sequence DNA window CCTGGAGCAATACAAGGACACccaaccatggagaaaccgtggaaatgtccggactgtgggaagggattcagttacccatcggagctggagattcatcagcgcactcacactggggaaagaccgttcacttgctctgtctgcgggaagggattcactcactcTTCCCATGTTGCGACGCACCAACGAGTTCACTCCAGTAACAAACCTTTTAATTGTTCTGACTGTCAGAAGAGCTTCAAAGGCAAAAAGGATCTGATAGCTCACCAATATACCCACACCGGCGAGAGACCATTCatttgctccgtgtgtgggaagcaATTCACTCGCTCATCCACCCTGGTGAAACACCAGCggcttcacactggggagcggccattcacctgctctgtgtgcggGAAGGGGTTCAGTAACTCCTCAAACCTTTTgacacaccagcaggttcacaccgGGGACAGACCGTTTATCTGTTCCGTTTGTGGTAAGGGATTTACCCGTCTATCGCACCtacagacacatcagcgagttcacagtggggagaggccgttcatctgctctgaatgtgggaaggggttcactcagtcatccaacttgCTAacacaccaacgtgttcacagGTAACTGCAGGATTGTATTCTGCTATTGGCATTGTCGTTACCTTTGGGGCTTTTGAGATATAAAtccttttttatttaaaatacttgAGTTCttaatttgagtattgctgacaTGTTTtgatcttgcattcatcaggacatttCAAGAAGAGGTTGTATCACCGAATGGCAATTCTTCATTTATTACATTGGAGTCCTCAGCTGTGCCTGATCTAACAAGGTACAAAAACCTCATTTATAAATCTAATCTCATTCATTCAGCAATGTGTCAGATACACTTATAAAAGCAGTGATGACAATGTGGACATTTCTTATCCCTCAAGGTCCTAGGATTCCTCAAGTGCCTCCAGCACAGGTGATGTCTTTCTTCTTCTTCTCTGAAATAATGTACAACTATTTCTCAGAGGAATCATACCACGGAAGTAATGGTAAAACTGTGCCAACAAAGACTGATTTTTTTGACTTTTCTGCCTCATTCTGACTGTCCCTCTCCTTATCAGGAAATAGTCCAGATTAACCTTTTTCATTGCCTTTGGGTGAGGGTCACCTGGTGTAATCCCACCTCTGTAACTAGAGTcatgaatactgaggcaaatgtCTAGCTCTTATTTTCTCCTCCCCGTCCCCTCCaaattaataatcgcttattgtcacaagtaggcttcaatgaaattactgtgaaaagcccctagtcgccacatgactgcgcctgttcggggaggctggtacagaattgaacccacgctgctgccttgttctgcattacaggccagctgtttagcccactgtgctattgcATTCGATTGTGAACAAATCACATATCCTCATAAATATAGAGCAGTTGTGCAAACAATGTCTCATTCTTTTATGAATTGTTTATGATAGTTTGTGTAATTAATATCAACATGCTGTCCTACTCTCATGGATACTGGACAATTTTGAGTGATTCCCACCAAAATGTCCGGAAAGGAATGTCTTTGGTGTTCTCTCTGATAGATATGATTCATAGATTGAACCTTATCAAACCCACGTCTGGTTCAATGACTTTTATTTCACTGATGTTTTTATTTCTCCTGTTTGTTGCACCACTTGGCAAAGGTCTTGTGTGTAGTAACCAATTGTGTCCGAATTTGTTGGGGGCTTTTGAAGTGTTATCCTGGTGTCAACTCTTTCAAAATACTCCCCCAGAGTTTGTCCGAATTCCTGGTTCGCATTCATTACTATTTTCTCTCTGGTATATGTCCACCATCTCAATTAATCCTATCCTAGCAGGGTTGTGTGGCCTAAAACAAAAGGTACATGTTGCTCCAAACTGGTATTTTGCTAGCAAGGTGGCGATACAGTATTCCCCCTCCTTCTGTAAGTTCCCGGGTGACATCCTTTTCCGAATTTCCAAAAGTACAATTTCGGTCAGTTGTTGTTCTGAATCCACACAAGGCATGTTTGTTTTCATACACCGGATATGGGCACATGACCATTTTGTCTGTGTGTTTCTCCAGACCAGCTCCTATGAGTTTCTCTTTCTTGACCACATATGGTAGGGTCCCCTGATACCCCATCCATATTCCTCCTTGGATGATTCCTATGTTTTCGGCTTCAAAGAATCTCAACCTGACCTTGTCCTTTAAGATTACAGGGATCACCATCCCTAGGATGGTTCCCGAGGTCCCTCTACAACTGTCTTTAGACCAGGCCTTGGTCAGTTGCCGCAGTTGGCAGGAAGTGATATTGGAGTGCCTTTTTCCCCCGGTATAGGTGTTCAATTTGCTCACTGATCCGGGATGAAAccttccccctcctcacccagttGAGGTTTTCTCTCAATTGCTTGACCATTCATTGCCCGTAGATGCTACAAGGGGTTTGGTTCTGTTGCGTGGCATCATCTTCCACCCTCCCACAGGTGATCTGATTAATGGTTTGGGTGTGTCCTTCTAGTTACAGCAACCATAAGGCTACTGGTTCTGTTCCCAGCCAAATCTCCCTTGGTGTCCTGCCCAGCATTTTCATTTAAGCTGCCCAAGGTCTGTTTTATTTTTCGAGTTAGGACTCTGAGCTTATTGTCCAAATCAGCCAAACATGCGTGTTAATGGTGGATACCCCTGCCCCATACGCAGTCGCCAAGTCATTCAAGTTTTCACTCCTCTTGCACCCCTTGACCTGGATGTCGTCTCTCCCTTGTCCGGCCCAGTCTCTTTGCTTAGTAACCTTCAGGTCAAGTAGACGTATACCTTCCTGAGTGGGAAGGGGCACCATCTTGGCAACTGTTCCGGTTAGGTCCACCACAAGTAACAATTTATTGTGGGTGTTTTCAAATAATGTCTTCCCCGTTTGTTTTAATATGAACCTGTTTTGGGAACCTGGGGTGACTTCGGGAAAAGTGAGGAACAGTAAGTTGGCCGTAACccatttaaaattatttaataaaCATATTCATTATAAATTACTTTACTTGGCACCTCTGTCCTAATTTGTCCTTTCTCCAGGCCATGGGCCAGGCAGGTTAGCTCCATACAACCATGGTTAGTGTATGCCCACCAATCACTGGTGAGGATCGTCCTTAAAGAGCAGTAATCGGAGCTCCCATTGTCCTTCCTGAACACCTTTTGGTTATTGCACTCATAGGTGACACTCTTATTGGGGTGTTCCCATAGGATGCCATCTCACATTCACCTGCATCCAGTGGGGTTAACCACATATAACCGGGGTATCGTAGGCTGATCTTCGGCAAGTGTGGCATCTATTTTCCAGGGCTGCTGTGTCCATTCCGGGATGAgtagtgaagtcacacgggatcagaggtgaggtggtaagatggatacagaactggcttggtcacagaaggcaaagggtagcagtagaagggtgtttttatctcaatggaaggttgtgactagtggtgttccacggggatctgtgctggggcattgtttgtagtatacataaatgatttggaggatttggctgggcaacaggagacagagagtagtgatggaagggagtgtctcaaaatggagaaaggtgactagtggtgttccacagggatctgtgcacggaccactgtttgtgatatacataaattatctggacgaaggtataagtggtctgatgagcaagtttgcagatgatactaagattggtggagttgcagatagcgaggcggactgtcagagaatacagaaaatatagatagtttggagagttgggcagagaaatggcagatggagttcaattcaggcaaatgcgaggtgatgcattttggaagatctaactcaagagcagactttGAAGAGtctcaatggaagagtcctggggaaaattgatgtacagagagatctgggagttcaggtccattgtaccctgaaggtggcaacacaggttgatagagtggtcaagaaggcatacagcatgcttgccttcatcggacggggtattgagtacaagagtcggcaggtcatgttacaattgtatcggactttggttaggccacatttggaatactgtgtgcagttctggtcgccacattaccagaaggatgtggatgctttagagagggtgcagaggacgttcaccaggatgttgcctggtacggagggtgctagctatgaagaaaggttgagtagattaggattgttttcattggaaagacggaggttgaaggaagacctgattgaggtctacaaaattgagaggtatggacagggtggatagcaacaagctttttccaagagtgggggtgtcaattacaaggggtcacgatttcaaggtgagagggggaaagtttaagggagatgtgcgtggaaagttttttacgcagagggtggtgggtgcctggaatgctttgccagcggaggtggtagaggcgggcacgatagcatcatttaagaggcatctggacagatatatgaacgggtggggaacagagagaagtagaccttggaaaataggcaacaggtttagataaaggatctggatcggcgcaggctgggagggccgaagggcctgctcctgtgctgtaattttctttgttctttgttcttaaaatatggcttgtctgattagtaagttcgtggatgacaccaaggttgcgtgagtggcagatagtgttgatgaTCGTCAGAGGATTTAGAagggcatagataggttggagacttgggcagagaaatggcaaatggcatTTAATCCAGACAGATGTGAGGTAGGCCAAATACAGAGAAGAAATAGACTGTAAATGCCAAAGCTCTTCGGAATATAtggagtcagagagatctgggcgtgcaggtccacagatctttgaaagtggcaaggaAGTCAAGAAatcagacataagaacataagaacttggagcagttggccatctggccctttgagcttgctccgccattcaatgagatcatggctgatcttttgtggcctcagctccactttcctgcccgaacaccattacccttaatctctttattcttcaaaaaattatctatctttattttgaaaacatttaatgaaggagcctcaaatgcttcactggacagggaattccatagattcacaaccctttgggtgaagaggtttgtcctaaactcagccctaattctacttccccttattttgaggccatgccccctagttctgctttcaccagccaatggaaacaaccttcccacatctatcctatctatgcccttcataattttattgtTTTTATAAGATTcctcccacatccttctaaattccaacgagtacagtcccagtctactcaacctctccttgtaatccaactcctttagctctgggattaacctagtgaatctcctctgcacaccctccagcgtcagtacgtcctttctcaggtaaggagaccaaatctgaacaccatactccaggtgtggcttcactaacaccttatacagttgcagtataacctccctagtcttaaactccatccttctcgcaatgaaggacaaaattccatttgccttcttaatcacctgttgcacctgaaaaCCAAATTTttatgactcatgcacgaggacacgcaggtctctctgcacagcagcatgttttaatattttatcatttaagtaACAACCCctcttgctgttattcctaccaaaatggataacttcacatttgtcaacattgtattcca harbors:
- the LOC119951435 gene encoding zinc finger protein 239-like isoform X2, producing MEKPWKCPDCGKGFSYPSELEIHQRTHTGERPFTCSVCGKGFTHSSHVATHQRVHSSNKPFNCSDCQKSFKGKKDLIAHQYTHTGERPFICSVCGKQFTRSSTLVKHQRLHTGERPFTCSVCGKGFSNSSNLLTHQQVHTGDRPFICSVCGKGFTRLSHLQTHQRVHSGERPFICSECGKGFTQSSNLLTHQRVHRTFQEEVVSPNGNSSFITLESSAVPDLTRERFATSTVKPSITSGSNRVAQFIVT